One window from the genome of Cucumis melo cultivar AY chromosome 10, USDA_Cmelo_AY_1.0, whole genome shotgun sequence encodes:
- the LOC103496721 gene encoding uncharacterized protein LOC103496721, with amino-acid sequence MKGGRKNLQRASEHHIASLEDGHSIMLVVSIRGSNLIEVMDAQGGKSLALFPAKFQKSMWIKRGSFVVVDESGKKNALESGSKVACIVSRVLYFEQVRELQKSPGWPEIFKNAIVGDRNENLRAQNNQPEEDEVNSSDDDGLPPLEANTNRAKPLILQPDAESESDSDS; translated from the exons ATGAAAGGTGGAAGAAAGAACTTACAGAGGGCATCAGAGCATCATATCGCGAGCCTCGAAGATGGTCATAGCATTATGCTGGTTGTCTCAATTCGTGGTTCCAATCTAATTGAG GTAATGGATGCACAAGGTGGGAAATCACTGGCATTATTTCCTGCCAAGTTTCAAAAGAGTATGTGGATAAAACGAG GGAGTTTCGTTGTAGTTGATGAAAGTGGAAAGAAGAATGCTCTTGAATCTGGAAGCAAGGTGGCATGCATTGTTTCTCGAGTTCTATATTTTGAACAAGTTCGCGAGCTTCAAAAATCCCCAGGATG GCCAGAAATCTTCAAGAATGCAATTGTTGGAGATCGAAACGAAAATCTTCGAGCACAAAATAATCAACCAGAAGAGGATGAGGTCAATTCGAGTGATGATGATGGCCTTCCCCCTTTAGAAGCCAACACGAACAGAGCTAAACCATTAATATTACAACCGGATGCCGAATCAGAGTCTGATTCAGATTCTTAA
- the LOC103496720 gene encoding ribosome biogenesis protein NOP53, which produces MGKKSKGSRKGKKAWRANISTAEIEDFFEKSTKDALSGGSLSALPSDSLFVVDKSRDLSVKRKIEKKRDKVLYCDSILTKNPFVQAVPSSVNKKSKKKPKEASSVRDISQEGPKVGMLDLWDDEGEVRSKKTSKISKPSIIPAVEVEPPGCSFNPSHESHQDVLAQAVAQEMQKVYRNELGPAPVPLTVPGEVISEEDMLFLDADINTDGETNLDEMDQDEDNELEKRPLKMKRVTRVEMNKRARQKEKVRKEAEAKKLEGISKEIDSLPDIIQEIAKEDEERENRRIRRTIAKQERLKSCPPRLGKHKFEPAPVQVLLSEEITGSLRKLKGCCTLVRDRYKSLEKRGIIAPTAKTRRK; this is translated from the exons ATGGGGAAGAAATCAAAGGGATCAAGGAAGGGGAAGAAGGCATGGAGAGCTAACATAAGCACGGCTGAAATTGAAGATTTCTTCGAGAAATCCACTAAAGATGCTCTCTCCGGCGGCTCTCTTTCTGCCCTTCCCAGCGATTCTCTTTTTGTCGTCGACAAGTCTCGAG ATCTTTCAGTGAAGCggaaaatagaaaagaaacGGGACAAAGTCCTTTATTGTGACAGCATATTAACCAAGAACCCGTTTGTCCAAGCTGTGCCTTCTTCAGTAAATAAGAAATCCAAGAAAAAACCGAAAGAGGCTTCCTCAGTTAGAGACATCTCTCAAGAGGGTCCCAAGGTTGGCATGCTTGATCTGTGGGATGATGAAg GTGAGGTTAGAAGCAAAAAAACCAGTAAG ATATCAAAGCCATCCATTATTCCAGCTGTAGAAGTTGAGCCCCCAGGATGTTCGTTCAATCCATCTCATGAGAGTCATCAG GATGTACTTGCCCAAGCTGTTGCACAAGAAATGCAGAAAGTTTATCGTAATGAGCTGGGACCTGCGCCAGTTCCTTTAACAGTCCCAGGAGAAGTTATTAGTGAAGAAGAT ATGTTGTTTTTGGATGCTGATATCAACACTGATGGTGAAACCAATTTGGACGAAATGGATCAGGATGAAGATAATGAATTAGAAAAAAG GCCTTTGAAGATGAAAAGGGTGACTCGAGTTGAGATGAATAAGAGAGCTAGGCAGAAAGAAAAGGTTAGAAAGGAAGCCGAAGCAAAGAAGTTGGAAGGAATTTCTAAAGAGATTGACAG CTTGCCAGATATCATTCAAGAAATAGCCAAAGAggatgaggagagagaaaatagaCGTATCCGACGAACAATAGCCAAACAGGAGAGATTAAAGTCATGCCCACCTCGCTTGGGGAAGCACAA GTTTGAGCCTGCTCCGGTTCAAGTTCTACTATCAGAGGAAATAACTGGATCGCTTCGGAAGCTGAAG GGCTGTTGCACGCTTGTGAGGGACAGGTATAAGAGCTTAGAGAAAAGAGGAATAATTGCCCCTACTGCGAAGACCAGAAg GAAATAG